tcaaactatatatttttaattttatatgcagtgccgttttaaaatgtttagtaattaatatatCACGTTCTGataatacataataatgaaataaaataaaaacatactgcCCAAACAATGCTAATAACgcgaaaacaacaaaaataaaatattgttatcaagtcaaaaattgtatttttttaatactacagtattttaagtataacagtttaaaactttCATAGGCCTATACACAAAACGCTTCCTCTATTAAGTTTCCTGAAAATTCGTATTATTagtcttagaaaaacaaaatcaaagacAAAATATTGCTaatgtactttgtaaataatgtcttaaatattatgttatcaaATGTTCAACTTCTAAATTTATCTTAAtgtttactttcaaaatacttTCTACACATTAATGTACTGTTGACTTTTACAAACGTATCAAATGTACAATTTGTGTTTATAACTGTAGCAATCTAATATTTCAAGCACACTATTAGAGTAAGCGCTCACAAAGTACCCAAGGGAATATAAAGGCCCTAGGGAGTTCTCAGCTCACGGCCCCGGTCaacattaatttgttaatggAGCGGTCCGCACTACACTTGAAACTGGACCTGGAACAGCATCACGCACTCACAGATATTagctatatagtaataataatatgagaCTATGAGCGCTCACAAAGCACCCAAGGGAATATAAAGGCCCTAGGGAGTTCACAGCTCACGGCCCCGGTCAACATTAATCTGTTAATGGAGCGGTCCGCACTACACTTGAAACTGGACCTGGAACAGCATCACGCACTCACAGATATTAgctttatagtaataataatatgagaCTATGAGCGCTCACAAAGCACCCAAGGGAATATAAAGGCCCTAGGGAGTTCACAGCTCACGGCCCCCGGTCAACATTAATCACCATAATGAGTCGGAGTCCAAGCGGAGCGGACGTATCGCGGCTAAGCTCTCTTATCAGTGTTCCCGTTCCGTAGCTATACTGCATGTGTGCTTACTTGTATAAGCTTGATTGCTAGTGCCGAATTgctaatactttaatttaattacttagttttgaaaactttcttcttttctttgttttgaaaatggCTTCATGTAAAGTTTGTTTGAGTGCTATTAAGAGAAGTCAGTTAAAACTCGTATGTGCTGATTGTCAGTCGAGTTTTTCACGCTAGGTGTGTGAACATGAGTCAGGCGGATGTAGATTGCTTGGAGGAGCTGAACTCAGTGTGGAGGTGTAACTCTTGCAACAACGAAACGCAGGAAAAGCATGAGGTTGGAGACGAGTGTGCAGGATGGCAAACTTACACTTGAGGACGTGATGAAGGTGCTTAATGACATCCGAGAGGACCAAAAAGCAACCAAGCAAGACTTCAAACACTTCTTATGAGGCTCTACATGTCAAACTTGAGGAAAACGCTCAGTCACTTCAAAGCGCTTTACAGAAAATAGAGGAGTTTTCGAAGAGAGTTGTCGATTTGGAGTTGGAGAATGGTAACTTAAAGAAAAAGGTTGATGAACTGGAAATCAGAGTGGATGACATGGAGCAGTACTCGCGGAGGAACTGTCTGGAGATCCAGGAATTCccgaagaaaaaaatgaaaaatgttctgGATATTGTCAAGGACGTTGGTCGCGCACTGGGCATGGATGTCAGCGAGGAGATGATAGACACTTGCCACAGATTGGGCCAGAAAGACAGCGGTTATAGAGGACCACGAGGTATCATCGTGAAGTTCGTCCGTCGTCTGGACAGGGAGGCGCTCCTGCAGAAGAGACGTGAGAGGAAGAAGGACTTTTCCACTCGTCACCTTAGTCTTGACAGACCGTCGGACGTTCCCGTGTACTTGAACGAGTCTCTGTCACCGATGAGGAGGAAGCTGCTGGCCAAGGCGAGGATGCTCAAGAGGGACCGCGGCTACAAGTACATCTGGCTGCGCAACGGCAACATCCTTCTGCGTAAGGAAGAAGGATCTgctgtaattcaaattaaaacccaGGCTGACCTTGATAAGTTGTAGATTTAAGCATTTTTTTCTTTCTCGAACtggttttaaagtaaaactttataatgtaacaattttattaataagaaaaagtaaatttttagataatacacaatatacatttgacacagttgtaccgtatgacgataacacatgggggtggtgacttctgaggtcgtagtaataaatactagaaatacaaagtttacttataagttcagtttaattacgaaaacttaaaagcaccacttttagatggtaaatgaaaagttatgtactgccacgttgctgccaattagactataataactaaaaagtatatcttctaggtgagcctaaaaatatccaatgttctattgaattatgcatacgaagttttactttacaaaacaataataattcacttcccttcgcaataggtagactcacaacccgggtgtcggcgtcttggcacgagacattgaagctgtagtctaagaacggtttatttctagaagaggagtagaagttcggaaatggtagccatctattcaaacaacacgtgagatacatcagctacgtaaactcgcctaaaacaaattcgcgacggtattagccatttaatgatacaaaattactatttataacaacgtgctagtcgccataaggacgacgccacaacctttatctatctcaatcaagcaaataaaagatcttcaagggtaagttactttactattcacatctttactttacgttacattcattttatacgtttggcatcaaagggctaatttaaataatacgaaaagataaattttacttacggacaaagcgcgcgaggtcttatcggttacgtagttgggctgctacaaagggttagaagaaaaaaattcatacgcgtgcccaattaggtagttactccgcccagtAATTTAGTTCCGGgaaacattggatgtaaaaataatattatataatactggctgattaggttgcgaaatttacattgtatgaaatttaattaactaatttacggtacagaatatcccccctgttttgatttcgcaacctaattagtcgctttactttaaacacattctaaataacaaacttaattcaaccttttattcattacataaattcaaattcaaccataacaatacgatagcgcgggtttcaaaagtttcctatgaaatccgctagatcgcatgccaatgcagttctatgactgctcgcttagggaccaaaaatagaaaatcaatttaggcaaactattttcatgcattGCCACGTTgtagcgttttagaatttgcgggtcgttgcaagaataagggcatttaaggcgattaaatcgtaaacaagtgtagtgtagtgttttgttatataggcgccacattcatacttcttttttgcattcaaaccagtgttttgtgtatagtgttgtgccattaaataccactgagacttgcggacaagttaccaatatggatcgaatgctttggaatgaaacgtccccctcacgagaagctaagtctcacatttcgtattaatactgcatcactcttaatatatatatttacatacaacatcctatacatcttacatctacatgaattttaacacttcaaatatatctacaaaattcaaaattcaacatttcggcatacatacaaaacacagacaatttttcatatttgattccctcattacaaaacagtcaggatcaaactttgtctcatttctttatactaagtctatttacaaattctttttctatatttatttccattgacacattcgttaaaaattcaccaaacagttaacttcctggattttatcttatcttttaaattttggcAGCAAGCGGTTcattaagctagggatgctacaaatttttttttttttttttttttatacagaacaggtcttaatttaattttaaaatctacaatatgaaccttttttacattcaaaacattttcagtgtgttgtacaatacaagttacatggcttaaaaaatataaaattctataaattcctacataattttggtgctaattttgcacaaaacttttctaccttattgcttaaatagtgggttctaatccatactaaggaatgcaacttaaagggatgttttacattttgctctgagtacttttgtctattactgttatgtgctatactcctttttacattcaccacagctcccgttaaaattgtttacaacagtttccttggacaaattctcaccaattagatcatttagcttccataaattagataaagcattattacaggaatgattaaacattaaatcaaaggcagcaaaaacctgtgctttcattatgggcggtgtttaaactcaattgtatatagcctaggtcattatccccaattactatgacagttgtgatagaaactacgtaataatgtagatatgtttctaatatgcctttctgattgatttccattagccctgtaaggcgctagtctacggtgttcaataaaattcttaaataagaacttcttaaaatacagtgatgtaaaatatgcggcattgtctgacactatattttaggtacagaaaagttgttaaaaattatgcggtctaatttattacatatttcagcactcttacattccctcaaagggattagccatagaaatttactggcggccatctacaactacaagtaaatatacattgctgtttctagttctcactaagggacctaaaaagatctatgaataaacaatccatattgttcttaaatggcacagatactaattcgccttcatattttctttggcacactttactcatttacaaacattacattctttgacttttgcctttataatttcgtctaaatcaggtctataaaaatactgattaatttttctttgcgttctagcaatgcctaaatgacctcctattaaagaactgtggaagaattcatatactaaatcaattaactgtacaggcaaaaatatcttactcttactttttacattccttttgtacatcagtaaattgttttttataaaataacataaattgttactattgcttttaacagattgaatgattcgctgagtttctttatcttgaagttgatatttttctaaatctttaaacgctaatggcaaatcattaattaacaaccacaaattatccttgttattgcacttattatttatctgcattttaggctttatattagatgttcgtttacatgtttgccttcgggaggagtttgaatggcagaaggaaatcgataatctatttttatcctggtctggaacgttccggcagtccactggggctcggatcagctgtttccgtcgactcgccctcaaacatacgtgaaagggcgtctgccagcgcattatcggtggaacttttaaattccacctcaaatggcaaattcaaaatcctctcgatccacgggcaagtcttcctaccttccttttgtgattgaggacataggataaagcttggttatctagttattaatttaaaggttcttacttctaaaaaattcgtgccatttttctatgcaaattagtgcacccaaagcttctttttcataaacagtatattttaattcggcatcagtaaatttcctagagtaataggctattggcattaattcattttggtcgttttcctgtaacaaacaaccacctgcggctattccactagcatctgtcattactataaattgctttgaaaaatcggctaactggagtacaggaggattcaatatagcttcttttaactttacaaaacgaatcttgacattcacttgtccaaacaaatttagcgtttttttccttcttaaacgatttaaaggattacataaatcggcataattatttataaattttgaaaagaaattagtcatacctaaaaactgtgaaatttgtttggcgttcttaggcggcataaattctcttatactccttgttcgctcgggatctatagttactgtattattttttattaagttccccaaaaaggagatttcctcaaaacaaaactttgctttctctaggtttggccgttaagccatgtttgcttagtctatttacaatctctctgacatgtactaaatgcgaatcaaggtctttactgtacactaagatatcatcacaaaatttatcacatatttaaaattttatattgtctaggactttatccagataggcggacaattacagcactaccaacatgtaaaccaaagggtactcgtttaaatttatatttaccaaatatagtgctaaatgaggtaagatcttgactatcaggtgataatggacattgcaaaaaaacgttttcttaaatctattattgaaaaatatttggctccactaagatgttgataatacttatttaaatcactaatgggaaaatcaatttttttctgtaacttttttatttaattcggtataattgactacaagtctgtcctttttggttaaaaaggctggactggagtagctgaagtactgggttcaattattccttggtcccaaccaatcctgtattattgttttcatctttatttacagtaggagggctcataaaataaggcctaatatttacaggtgtggggtcatttaagaactaatctcacttccaaatctagagcctctcctaattttggagtaaaaacatttggaaaatcccctataaggtttttgtatctcagcctc
The Homalodisca vitripennis isolate AUS2020 chromosome 4, UT_GWSS_2.1, whole genome shotgun sequence DNA segment above includes these coding regions:
- the LOC124361284 gene encoding uncharacterized protein LOC124361284; the encoded protein is MTSERTKKQPSKTSNTSYEALHVKLEENAQSLQSALQKIEEFSKRVVDLELENGNLKKKVDELEIRVDDMEQYSRRNCLEIQEFPKKKMKNVLDIVKDVGRALGMDVSEEMIDTCHRLGQKDSGYRGPRGIIVKFVRRLDREALLQKRRERKKDFSTRHLSLDRPSDVPVYLNESLSPMRRKLLAKARMLKRDRGYKYIWLRNGNILLRKEEGSAVIQIKTQADLDKL